In Salinibacterium sp. NK8237, the following proteins share a genomic window:
- a CDS encoding helix-turn-helix transcriptional regulator, translating into MADIFDVVADSTRRSLLTVLLEQYIASDSPSGELSVSEIVEKLDLSQPTVSKHLKVLRDHGLVSVREDGQHRYYRLDSSPLEEVEDWLIPFLSADFQEDFDEELLESTGAFSAWSGADVGDNLGRQVADRAYQARTALHDVAEAAKHFPGTVRSRIFRKE; encoded by the coding sequence ATGGCCGACATCTTTGACGTAGTAGCCGATTCGACCCGGCGTAGCCTTTTGACCGTGCTGCTTGAGCAGTACATCGCCTCCGATTCTCCGAGTGGCGAGCTGAGCGTAAGTGAGATTGTCGAGAAGCTCGATTTGAGTCAGCCGACAGTCTCTAAACACCTCAAGGTGTTGCGTGATCATGGGCTGGTTTCGGTGCGTGAAGATGGACAGCACCGTTATTACCGCCTTGATTCTTCTCCTCTTGAAGAGGTCGAAGACTGGCTGATTCCGTTCTTGAGCGCAGACTTCCAAGAAGATTTTGACGAGGAACTGCTGGAATCGACCGGCGCTTTCTCGGCGTGGTCTGGGGCGGATGTCGGAGACAACTTGGGCCGCCAGGTTGCGGATCGCGCTTATCAGGCTCGCACCGCGCTCCACGATGTTGCTGAGGCCGCGAAGCACTTCCCTGGCACCGTGCGCTCTCGCATTTTCCGCAAGGAATAA
- a CDS encoding TrkH family potassium uptake protein, with product MSSWAPMRAHPRERSILARVRDVIDRFAAATPARFAIAIFSALVVVLTTLLVLPISARDGQATPLVDALFTAVSAICVTGLTTVDMSTHWSAFGNTAILVGLQVGGIGVLTLASMLGLVVSRRLGLRQRLIAASDTNPSRIHVGPVSESQAIRLGEIGGLLATVAISALAIEIVLSLVIIPRLLVEGYDVWPAIWQGFYFAASAFTNTGFVPAVSGMEAFAQDPWMLGAIGVGVFLGSLGFPVIFAVVRNLKDGARLSVHARLTLFTTVLLIFLGALAVLILEWNNTNTIGGQSLISRPLTSTFLSTMTRSGGFSTIDINELNGSTLLVFDMLMFVGGGSASTAGGIKVTTLAVLFLAALAEARGDNDMHAFERRIPTDVLRLAVSVTLWGATIVAISTIAILQITKEPLDRVLFDVISAFATCGLSTGLTETLPDGGKYILAATMWAGRVGTVTLAAALAASQRRQLFTRAEERPIVG from the coding sequence ATGAGTTCTTGGGCACCCATGCGTGCACACCCTCGTGAACGCAGCATCCTCGCCCGCGTTCGCGACGTGATTGATCGTTTTGCCGCGGCAACACCTGCCCGGTTCGCCATCGCGATCTTCTCGGCGCTCGTTGTCGTACTCACGACACTTCTCGTCTTGCCCATCTCGGCCAGGGACGGCCAAGCCACTCCCCTCGTCGACGCACTCTTCACCGCCGTCTCCGCGATCTGCGTTACCGGCCTCACCACCGTCGATATGTCGACGCACTGGTCAGCCTTCGGCAACACGGCCATTCTTGTTGGCCTCCAAGTCGGCGGAATTGGCGTGCTCACTCTCGCGAGCATGCTCGGGCTCGTCGTATCGCGCCGCCTCGGGCTGCGCCAACGACTCATCGCTGCCAGCGACACCAACCCCTCGCGCATCCACGTCGGCCCTGTCTCCGAATCACAGGCCATTCGGCTTGGCGAGATCGGTGGTCTTCTCGCGACAGTCGCGATCAGCGCGCTGGCCATTGAAATCGTGCTTTCGCTTGTGATCATCCCGCGATTGCTCGTGGAGGGTTACGACGTGTGGCCCGCCATTTGGCAAGGCTTCTACTTCGCGGCATCCGCCTTCACTAACACTGGTTTCGTGCCTGCAGTGAGCGGCATGGAAGCCTTCGCTCAAGACCCATGGATGCTCGGAGCGATCGGCGTCGGTGTGTTCCTCGGAAGCCTCGGCTTCCCGGTGATCTTTGCGGTAGTGCGCAACCTCAAAGACGGCGCCCGCCTCTCGGTTCACGCACGCCTCACCCTCTTTACAACGGTTCTGCTGATCTTCCTCGGTGCTCTAGCGGTGCTCATTTTGGAGTGGAACAACACCAACACCATCGGTGGGCAGAGCCTGATTTCGAGACCCCTGACATCCACTTTCTTATCGACCATGACGCGCTCGGGTGGGTTCTCCACCATCGATATCAATGAGCTCAATGGATCGACGCTGCTCGTCTTCGACATGCTGATGTTTGTGGGCGGCGGCTCTGCCTCCACCGCGGGCGGAATCAAAGTCACCACTCTGGCCGTGCTGTTCTTGGCAGCCCTCGCCGAAGCTCGCGGTGACAACGACATGCACGCCTTCGAGCGTCGCATCCCCACCGACGTCCTTCGCCTCGCCGTTAGCGTCACGCTATGGGGCGCAACGATCGTCGCCATCTCGACCATCGCTATCTTGCAGATAACCAAGGAGCCCCTCGACAGGGTGCTCTTTGACGTGATTTCGGCCTTTGCCACGTGTGGGCTCTCGACCGGACTCACCGAAACGCTGCCCGATGGCGGCAAGTACATCCTCGCCGCCACAATGTGGGCTGGACGAGTGGGAACGGTTACGCTGGCGGCAGCCCTTGCGGCCAGTCAGCGCCGTCAATTGTTCACGAGAGCAGAAGAGAGGCCCATCGTTGGTTGA
- a CDS encoding histidine phosphatase family protein — MPADLIHLVRHGEVHNPDRILYGRLPGYHLSELGHKMADVAAASFAERPLTALYASPLQRAQESAQPWSERYGLPITTEERIIEPSNWFEGGRLRFPQVLGQPRAWPHLINPFKPSWGEAYVSIEARMLAAIDEAWSAADGGEIVMVSHQLPIVVVARSVKKMRLAHDPRHRRCTLSSITTLAREGDHFVEVDYQEPAGDLLAASIDLGAV; from the coding sequence GTGCCAGCAGACCTCATCCATCTCGTTCGCCATGGTGAAGTGCACAATCCCGACCGCATTCTCTATGGCCGTCTCCCCGGGTATCACCTCAGTGAACTCGGTCACAAAATGGCGGATGTCGCCGCCGCAAGCTTCGCGGAGCGGCCCCTTACGGCGCTCTACGCGAGCCCTCTGCAGCGCGCTCAAGAGTCAGCGCAGCCCTGGTCGGAACGCTACGGGCTGCCCATCACGACCGAAGAGCGCATCATCGAACCATCCAATTGGTTCGAGGGCGGTCGCCTGCGGTTTCCGCAGGTTCTCGGCCAGCCGCGCGCGTGGCCGCACCTGATCAATCCGTTCAAGCCCAGTTGGGGCGAGGCCTACGTGAGTATCGAAGCCCGGATGCTCGCTGCCATTGACGAGGCGTGGTCCGCGGCCGATGGCGGCGAAATTGTCATGGTCAGTCATCAACTGCCGATCGTTGTTGTAGCTCGCTCCGTGAAGAAAATGCGGCTCGCCCATGACCCTCGCCACCGCCGCTGCACCCTGTCGAGCATCACGACTCTCGCCCGCGAGGGAGACCATTTCGTGGAGGTTGACTATCAGGAACCTGCGGGAGACTTGCTGGCAGCATCCATCGATTTAGGAGCCGTGTGA
- a CDS encoding HAD family phosphatase, whose product MHEVTSPPPSQNAVVAFFDVDNTLMRGASAFYLSKEAWRRGIVGWRDIARFGWHQFRFVAVGENHKHMTSARERALEIVGGHSVETLIDLAETIYERDILPNLWPETVDLAKEHLAKGHEVWLITATPQFVAQVIAERLGLTGALGTRVRAQDGVLTGELDGHVLHGPEKAAVATELAGRLGADLADCWAYSDSSNDIPLLSAVGNRVAVNADVKLAHYAQKMGWPVLPLSRAGLKEARRRVKRQAKTVRKNAR is encoded by the coding sequence ATGCACGAGGTAACGTCGCCCCCACCCAGCCAGAACGCCGTTGTGGCGTTCTTCGACGTGGACAACACCCTCATGCGCGGGGCCAGCGCGTTCTACCTCAGCAAAGAAGCCTGGCGTCGCGGAATTGTGGGCTGGCGAGACATTGCGCGCTTTGGGTGGCACCAGTTTCGGTTCGTCGCTGTGGGAGAAAACCACAAACACATGACCTCCGCTCGAGAGCGTGCTCTCGAAATCGTTGGCGGGCATTCTGTAGAAACACTCATCGATTTGGCCGAGACCATTTACGAACGGGATATTCTCCCCAACCTCTGGCCCGAAACCGTCGACCTCGCCAAAGAGCACCTCGCGAAAGGGCACGAAGTCTGGCTCATCACCGCGACGCCACAGTTTGTGGCGCAAGTGATCGCTGAGCGACTCGGCCTCACCGGCGCACTCGGAACCCGCGTGCGCGCCCAAGACGGCGTTCTCACAGGAGAACTCGACGGCCACGTGCTTCACGGCCCCGAAAAGGCTGCCGTCGCCACAGAGCTTGCGGGGCGGCTCGGGGCCGACCTGGCAGACTGCTGGGCGTACTCCGATTCCAGCAACGACATCCCGTTGCTGAGCGCCGTGGGCAATCGTGTTGCTGTGAACGCGGATGTGAAACTTGCGCACTATGCCCAAAAAATGGGCTGGCCAGTATTGCCGCTGAGCCGCGCCGGCCTCAAAGAAGCCCGGCGCCGCGTGAAGCGGCAAGCCAAGACCGTTCGCAAAAACGCTCGTTAA
- a CDS encoding Dabb family protein — MIRHVVMWKLIAEDTEGQKAAVEAMATALEPLAGHIEGLESLIVRSDAGNVENNWDVVLISEHTSPEALVAYGTHPLHDGPAAIVGAHTRDRVCVDFEF; from the coding sequence ATGATCCGTCACGTTGTCATGTGGAAGCTCATCGCCGAAGATACTGAAGGCCAGAAGGCTGCCGTGGAGGCCATGGCCACTGCGCTGGAGCCGCTCGCTGGCCACATTGAAGGTCTAGAGAGCCTGATTGTGCGTTCGGATGCCGGGAATGTTGAGAACAACTGGGACGTCGTTCTTATCTCGGAGCACACCTCGCCTGAAGCGCTTGTGGCTTATGGAACCCACCCGCTCCACGATGGGCCTGCTGCCATCGTCGGCGCTCATACCCGCGATCGGGTGTGCGTCGACTTCGAGTTTTAG
- a CDS encoding TlpA disulfide reductase family protein: MNRRLIAAVVASLALFTVSCSGTTESLAQQYENGSEEGYISGDGSTVEIPADSRDDAVSYEATLDTGETVSSDDFAGSVYVVNFWYSSCPPCRLEAPDLADLSEEYTEVPFLGVNVSDTAETSLTFAAEFGIPYASVVDATTAGVQLAFAGSVPPNAVPTTLVVDREGRVAARISGLVRDPSILAAMMDSVIAEEQ, from the coding sequence GTGAATCGCCGTCTCATCGCCGCTGTTGTGGCGAGCCTCGCCCTGTTTACTGTGTCGTGCTCCGGCACCACCGAAAGTCTCGCGCAGCAGTACGAGAACGGATCAGAAGAGGGCTATATTTCCGGCGACGGGTCTACGGTCGAGATTCCGGCTGACAGCCGCGATGACGCCGTCAGCTACGAAGCAACCCTCGACACCGGCGAAACCGTGTCGAGCGACGACTTTGCCGGCTCCGTTTACGTCGTGAACTTTTGGTACTCAAGCTGCCCACCGTGCCGTCTCGAAGCGCCCGATCTTGCCGATTTGAGCGAGGAGTACACCGAGGTTCCGTTCTTGGGCGTCAACGTCTCTGACACCGCGGAGACGTCGCTCACGTTTGCTGCCGAGTTCGGGATTCCCTACGCCTCCGTCGTGGATGCCACGACCGCGGGCGTGCAGCTGGCGTTCGCCGGTTCCGTGCCTCCCAACGCGGTGCCCACGACTCTCGTGGTCGACCGCGAAGGGCGCGTTGCTGCACGCATCAGCGGTCTGGTGCGCGACCCCAGCATCCTCGCAGCGATGATGGACTCCGTCATCGCTGAGGAACAGTAG
- the aspS gene encoding aspartate--tRNA(Asn) ligase, whose amino-acid sequence MTTRTLTKNLAAASDGATSVSGWVDTVRDQKKVQFVVLRDESGAVQLVHPRSFNDDGTPAEDPLAEIISGLAQGTFLTATGELKHDERVKLGGVEIKLDGIELAGEAIAETPIAEDTSVDKRMDWRFLDLRVPRNNLIFRIQTTLEHAWRTYWVENDFIEVHTPKLMASASESKAELFEVDYFDTKAYLAQSPQFFKQMAQSAGFGKIFEIAPSFRADPSFTSRHATEFTMVDSEISWISSHEDVMNLHEELMVAGFQAVKDKHGEEIEKLFGIEMTVPTRPFPRIPLAEAKQIVSDRGYTVPRADADMDPEGERQIAAYVKETYDHDFVFLTDYAASIRPFYHMRHADDAGLTNSYDLVFNGVEISTGAQREHRVDVLEAQIRDKGMDPAELDFYLDFFRYGVPPHGGFGMGLGRVLMLLLGLPNLREATYLFRGPTRLTP is encoded by the coding sequence GTGACTACACGCACCCTCACTAAGAACCTGGCCGCCGCAAGCGATGGAGCAACCTCCGTTTCGGGTTGGGTCGACACTGTTCGAGATCAAAAGAAGGTGCAGTTCGTCGTACTGCGCGACGAGTCGGGTGCGGTGCAGCTTGTTCACCCCCGCTCGTTCAACGACGACGGCACTCCGGCAGAGGATCCCCTCGCCGAGATCATCTCGGGCCTCGCTCAGGGCACCTTCCTCACCGCAACCGGTGAGTTGAAGCACGACGAGCGCGTGAAGCTCGGCGGCGTTGAGATCAAGCTCGACGGCATCGAGCTTGCTGGCGAGGCAATCGCTGAAACCCCGATCGCTGAAGACACCAGCGTCGACAAGCGCATGGACTGGCGCTTCCTCGACCTTCGCGTGCCGCGCAACAACCTGATCTTCCGCATCCAGACCACGCTCGAGCACGCTTGGCGCACCTACTGGGTCGAGAACGACTTCATCGAGGTTCACACCCCCAAGCTCATGGCCAGCGCCAGCGAGTCGAAGGCCGAACTGTTCGAGGTCGACTACTTCGATACCAAGGCCTACCTCGCGCAGAGCCCCCAGTTCTTCAAGCAGATGGCGCAGTCCGCTGGCTTCGGCAAGATCTTCGAGATCGCCCCGAGCTTCCGTGCCGACCCCAGCTTCACCTCGCGTCACGCCACCGAGTTCACGATGGTCGACAGTGAGATCAGCTGGATCTCCAGCCACGAAGACGTCATGAACCTGCACGAAGAGCTCATGGTTGCCGGCTTCCAGGCTGTCAAAGACAAGCACGGCGAAGAGATCGAGAAGCTGTTCGGCATCGAAATGACGGTGCCGACTCGCCCCTTCCCCCGCATCCCGCTTGCCGAGGCTAAGCAGATCGTCAGCGACCGCGGCTACACGGTGCCGCGCGCCGACGCCGACATGGACCCTGAGGGCGAGCGCCAGATCGCCGCCTACGTGAAAGAAACGTACGACCACGATTTCGTGTTCTTGACCGACTACGCCGCCAGCATCCGCCCGTTTTATCACATGCGTCACGCGGATGACGCGGGCCTCACGAACAGCTATGACCTCGTGTTCAACGGCGTCGAGATCTCCACTGGCGCTCAGCGCGAGCACCGCGTTGACGTGTTGGAGGCGCAGATTCGCGACAAGGGCATGGACCCGGCCGAGCTCGACTTCTACCTCGACTTCTTCCGCTACGGCGTACCGCCGCACGGAGGCTTCGGCATGGGCCTCGGTCGCGTGCTGATGCTGTTGCTCGGCCTTCCGAACTTGCGGGAAGCCACCTATCTCTTCCGCGGACCAACCCGCCTCACTCCGTAG
- a CDS encoding cytochrome c biogenesis protein ResB — protein MDAPAPAPESKITQPTLGFVGYARFFWRQLTSMRTALFLLLLLAVAAIPGSLVPQITSDPNGVIAYRANYPDTAAVLDFFQVFNTYSSVWFSSIYLLLFISLIGCVLPRTKHHFDALRARPPKTPARLSRLQGFTTRTTEADVETTIDSARGLLRSQRYRTELYGNSVSAERGYMRETGNLVFHAALVGVLVTVGLGGGFGYTGQRVVVEGYAFSNSLASYDSFNPGRFFTDDALEAYTIALDSFDAVYEQSNRDAIGQAIDYTANVTTTMRGEESQSSQVKVNEPLALGGTNVYLLGNGYAPVLTVRDADENVVWSQPTACLPFDANLGSTCIIKIPDGLDQQIGMLGFLYPTAGALSSGALASVYPDLISPVLTLEVYEGDLGLDNGLGTNAYALNTDSLQQIAGRTSDADTLELTPGDKLELPNGLGSVELTSIPRFVSFDVHHDPSQLPVLIFAILVVGGLVTSLFIPRRRMWVAAKTDASGTTTIEYAALARGDDPTLEAAVSEFAEKHSQQLRVRVDS, from the coding sequence ATGGACGCGCCTGCGCCTGCGCCGGAAAGCAAGATCACGCAGCCGACGCTCGGCTTTGTCGGCTACGCACGCTTCTTCTGGCGCCAACTCACGAGCATGCGCACCGCGCTGTTCCTGCTTCTTCTTCTTGCGGTCGCGGCCATTCCGGGCTCGCTCGTGCCGCAAATCACGTCTGACCCCAACGGTGTCATCGCCTATCGCGCCAACTACCCAGACACTGCAGCGGTGCTCGACTTCTTCCAAGTGTTCAACACCTACTCCTCGGTGTGGTTCTCGTCGATCTATCTCCTGCTCTTCATTTCGCTCATCGGTTGTGTGCTTCCACGCACGAAACATCATTTCGATGCGCTTCGTGCACGCCCGCCCAAGACTCCAGCGCGACTCTCGCGGTTGCAGGGTTTCACGACCCGAACCACCGAGGCAGATGTCGAGACAACAATCGATTCGGCCCGTGGCCTGCTGCGCTCGCAGCGGTACCGCACCGAGCTGTATGGAAATTCGGTCAGCGCCGAGCGCGGCTACATGCGCGAAACGGGAAACCTCGTCTTTCACGCCGCACTCGTGGGTGTTCTGGTTACCGTCGGCCTCGGCGGTGGCTTTGGCTACACCGGCCAGCGCGTTGTCGTTGAGGGCTACGCGTTCAGCAACTCTCTCGCCAGCTACGACTCGTTCAATCCGGGGCGCTTCTTCACAGATGATGCGCTTGAGGCCTACACGATCGCGCTCGACTCCTTCGACGCGGTCTACGAACAGTCCAACCGTGACGCCATCGGTCAAGCAATTGACTACACCGCCAACGTCACTACGACCATGCGTGGCGAAGAATCCCAGTCGTCGCAGGTGAAGGTGAACGAGCCGCTCGCCTTGGGTGGCACCAACGTGTACCTTCTCGGAAACGGGTATGCCCCCGTGCTCACCGTGCGCGACGCCGACGAGAACGTGGTGTGGTCACAGCCGACCGCGTGCTTGCCTTTTGACGCCAACTTGGGCAGCACGTGCATCATCAAAATTCCGGATGGGCTCGATCAGCAGATCGGCATGCTCGGTTTCCTCTACCCCACCGCTGGAGCGCTCAGTTCCGGTGCTCTCGCTTCGGTGTATCCCGACCTCATTTCCCCGGTGTTGACCTTGGAGGTGTACGAGGGAGATCTCGGCCTCGACAACGGCTTGGGCACAAATGCTTATGCGCTCAACACTGATTCGCTTCAGCAGATCGCTGGCCGCACGTCAGACGCTGACACCTTGGAGCTGACTCCGGGCGACAAGCTCGAGCTGCCGAACGGTCTCGGCAGTGTCGAACTCACGAGCATCCCGCGCTTTGTGTCGTTCGATGTGCACCACGACCCCTCGCAGCTTCCCGTGCTCATATTCGCCATCTTGGTGGTCGGAGGCCTCGTGACGAGCTTGTTCATTCCGCGTCGTCGCATGTGGGTAGCAGCGAAAACGGATGCATCGGGCACGACGACGATCGAGTACGCGGCGCTAGCGCGCGGAGATGACCCCACGCTCGAAGCCGCAGTCTCGGAGTTTGCCGAAAAACATTCCCAGCAACTGAGAGTTAGAGTGGATTCGTGA
- a CDS encoding helix-turn-helix domain-containing protein, with protein sequence MSRDLSEMRFLTVAEVADMMRVSNMTVYRLVHSGELPAVRFGRSFRIPESAVASAVAPPISGVG encoded by the coding sequence ATGTCACGGGATCTATCTGAGATGCGCTTTCTTACCGTCGCCGAGGTGGCGGACATGATGCGCGTCTCAAACATGACCGTGTATCGTCTCGTGCACTCCGGTGAACTGCCGGCTGTTCGCTTTGGTCGTTCATTCCGCATTCCGGAATCGGCTGTGGCGAGTGCTGTTGCGCCCCCAATCTCTGGGGTTGGATAG
- a CDS encoding 30S ribosomal protein bS22, whose amino-acid sequence MGSVIKKRRKRMAKKKHRKLLRKTRHQRRNKK is encoded by the coding sequence ATGGGTTCAGTCATCAAAAAGCGTCGCAAGCGTATGGCAAAGAAGAAGCACCGCAAGCTGCTTCGTAAGACACGCCACCAGCGTCGCAACAAGAAGTAA
- a CDS encoding ROK family transcriptional regulator, whose protein sequence is MSKKRATPGSQTSLREANRARIVDAVKHHGGLTQIELAGVTGLSPATVSNIVKELVTAGVLATTMSTRSGRRAHQITLARALGLVAGVHFSERHMRVALSDVAHTVVAEHHMPLAKDHRADNELNRAAQLITDMLESVDATHDEILAVGLAMPAPMDQSTGIISRTGIMRGWDGVPVAESLGIRLNSPVYVDNNANMGALAEYRTGALRGKPNSLYVSIDDGIGAGLILNGAVFRGHHGTAGEFGHMVLDEDGALCRCGNRGCLETLAGGQAIVESVRTGRRGLKLHDVVVRAIAGDNACIRAIADAGRHLGIAAGNLSNVFDPERIAVGGELSQAGELLLGPMRHAMERSVIVGSGQAADLVQSQLGPRSELLGSIAFAIDQLTIGADATLSAEPAEAEAS, encoded by the coding sequence GTGAGCAAAAAACGGGCGACCCCGGGGTCGCAAACTTCGCTCCGCGAAGCTAACCGCGCTCGCATAGTCGACGCGGTGAAGCACCATGGTGGCCTCACGCAGATCGAGTTGGCCGGGGTAACGGGGCTTTCGCCCGCCACGGTCTCCAACATTGTCAAAGAGCTCGTCACCGCCGGAGTGCTCGCGACCACGATGAGCACGCGCAGTGGCCGTCGCGCTCATCAGATCACTCTTGCTCGCGCCCTTGGCCTCGTCGCCGGCGTGCACTTCTCCGAACGCCACATGCGCGTTGCACTTTCCGATGTCGCGCACACTGTCGTCGCTGAGCACCACATGCCGCTCGCGAAAGACCATCGCGCCGACAACGAACTCAATCGCGCTGCCCAACTCATCACAGACATGCTCGAGTCAGTCGATGCCACTCACGACGAGATCCTTGCGGTTGGCCTCGCGATGCCCGCGCCCATGGATCAGTCAACCGGCATCATTTCGCGCACGGGGATCATGCGCGGCTGGGACGGTGTTCCCGTTGCAGAGTCTCTCGGCATCCGGCTCAATAGCCCGGTGTACGTCGACAACAACGCCAACATGGGCGCGCTGGCCGAGTACCGCACAGGCGCATTACGCGGCAAGCCCAACTCTCTCTATGTCAGCATCGACGACGGTATTGGTGCTGGCCTCATCCTGAACGGGGCGGTGTTCCGCGGCCACCACGGCACAGCCGGTGAATTCGGTCACATGGTTCTCGACGAAGATGGCGCGCTCTGCCGCTGCGGAAACCGTGGATGCCTCGAAACTCTCGCCGGTGGTCAGGCCATCGTTGAGTCGGTGCGCACTGGCCGTCGCGGTCTCAAGCTTCACGATGTGGTTGTTCGCGCAATCGCTGGGGATAACGCGTGCATCCGGGCTATTGCCGACGCTGGACGCCATCTCGGCATCGCAGCGGGCAACCTCAGCAACGTGTTTGACCCGGAGCGCATTGCGGTGGGCGGCGAGCTCTCGCAGGCTGGCGAGCTATTATTGGGCCCGATGCGGCACGCGATGGAGCGTTCGGTCATCGTGGGTTCGGGGCAAGCTGCCGATCTGGTGCAGAGCCAACTGGGGCCGCGCAGCGAACTCTTGGGGTCGATCGCTTTTGCGATTGATCAACTCACGATTGGTGCTGATGCCACGTTGAGTGCTGAACCTGCCGAGGCGGAGGCTTCGTGA
- a CDS encoding TrkA family potassium uptake protein — MVDKIAHNAPVLVIGLGRFGAATAGQLQRLDREVLAIDADLSLVQKWSERVTHAVQTDARSLDALQQIGAQDFSIAVVAVGSSIEASVLITANLVDLKIPQIWAKAISRSHGKILNRIGANHVIYPEAEAGERVAHLVSGRMIDFIEFDDDFAIVKMYPPKPIRGLPLSESQVRRKYGITVVGVKSPGKEFTYATPETVISNHDLVIVSGNSVDIEKFATLAT; from the coding sequence TTGGTTGACAAGATCGCACACAATGCCCCGGTGCTAGTAATCGGGCTCGGTCGCTTCGGTGCGGCCACTGCCGGTCAACTTCAGCGCCTCGACCGCGAAGTTCTAGCGATCGATGCTGACCTCAGCCTCGTACAAAAATGGTCGGAGCGCGTCACTCACGCCGTGCAGACGGATGCTCGCAGCCTCGACGCTCTGCAGCAGATCGGCGCGCAAGACTTCTCGATCGCCGTCGTGGCTGTCGGCTCATCGATCGAAGCCAGCGTGCTCATTACGGCCAACCTCGTTGACCTCAAGATTCCGCAAATCTGGGCGAAAGCGATCAGCCGCTCCCACGGCAAGATCCTCAACCGCATCGGCGCCAACCACGTGATCTACCCTGAGGCAGAAGCCGGCGAGCGCGTCGCTCACCTGGTTTCGGGCCGGATGATCGACTTCATCGAGTTCGATGACGACTTCGCCATCGTGAAGATGTACCCGCCGAAGCCCATCCGCGGTTTGCCGCTGAGCGAGTCGCAAGTGCGCCGCAAGTATGGAATCACGGTGGTCGGAGTGAAGTCGCCCGGTAAGGAATTTACCTACGCAACGCCCGAGACGGTGATCTCGAATCACGACCTCGTGATCGTCAGCGGCAACTCTGTCGACATCGAAAAGTTCGCGACACTCGCAACGTAG
- a CDS encoding cytochrome c biogenesis protein CcdA produces the protein MSSPVGELILGGNLLLAIPIALLAGLVSFASPCVLPLVPGYLGYIGGFTSAEEKGSTKRLVLGVSLFILGFTVVFVAFTVLFGTAGLLLRPWLDLITRIAGALVIVMGVVFIGQVTFAQRTIKPKFKVATGLAGAPLLGVVFALGWTPCVGPTLIAVGSMVLDGGDPGRAAIVGIAYSLGLGIPFLLVALGLNWATGSVAWMRRHIRLINLIGGALLVLIGLLMVTGVWRAIVTSLGAVIGGFDTLL, from the coding sequence GTGTCGAGTCCGGTCGGGGAGCTTATTCTCGGCGGCAACCTCCTTCTCGCGATTCCGATTGCGCTCCTTGCGGGCCTCGTCTCGTTTGCCTCGCCCTGTGTGCTGCCTCTCGTGCCTGGCTACCTTGGCTATATCGGCGGTTTCACGAGCGCTGAGGAGAAGGGCAGCACGAAGCGCCTTGTGCTGGGCGTGAGTCTGTTTATCTTGGGCTTCACCGTGGTCTTCGTGGCCTTCACGGTGCTCTTCGGCACCGCAGGGCTGCTGCTGCGTCCGTGGCTCGATCTGATCACCCGCATTGCTGGGGCGCTCGTGATTGTGATGGGTGTCGTCTTCATTGGGCAAGTCACCTTCGCCCAGCGCACGATCAAACCGAAGTTCAAGGTCGCAACCGGCCTCGCTGGCGCACCGCTGCTGGGCGTCGTCTTCGCCCTCGGCTGGACCCCGTGCGTTGGCCCAACCCTCATCGCTGTTGGCAGCATGGTGCTGGATGGCGGAGACCCCGGCCGTGCCGCTATCGTCGGCATCGCCTACAGTCTCGGTCTCGGCATCCCGTTCCTGCTGGTGGCTCTCGGATTGAACTGGGCAACCGGTTCGGTGGCGTGGATGCGCCGCCACATCCGTCTTATCAACCTGATCGGCGGAGCACTGCTGGTGCTGATCGGTCTACTCATGGTCACCGGTGTGTGGCGTGCAATCGTGACAAGTTTGGGGGCGGTGATCGGTGGTTTCGACACACTCCTCTGA
- a CDS encoding glutaredoxin family protein: MSTQRLTLIGKPGCHLCDDARETINQVLAALPADVTVELAEQSILDDEQLHATHWDEIPVVLINDRVHTMWRVEPQRLRAALLEETE, from the coding sequence GTGTCCACGCAACGTCTCACTTTAATCGGAAAACCGGGATGTCATCTTTGTGATGATGCCCGCGAAACGATCAACCAGGTGCTCGCCGCACTGCCCGCTGATGTCACTGTTGAGCTCGCTGAGCAGTCGATTCTCGATGACGAGCAGCTGCACGCCACACACTGGGATGAGATTCCTGTCGTGCTCATCAATGACCGAGTCCACACCATGTGGCGGGTCGAACCGCAGCGCCTGCGCGCCGCACTATTGGAGGAAACAGAATGA